The Fulvivirga maritima genome segment TTTCCACCCTGTAAGGGCATAGATGATGATGACTTGGTCAAGTGGTATAAGTATCAGCAAACATGTATTAGATATGGCAAAATCATATCAGATTATCAAAAGAGCAAGTTCCTATCAATAGATAGGACTTTTTCAGGTCCAGCGAGCAGGAAAAAATGGATACCCACTTATAATGCACTTGTCGATTTTCGAAAAGAAAATCCTGATCGGTGGCCTGCCTATGATCGTAAGAATTCTAAATCAGAAGAAAGCCAATTAAGTGTTTTTTGTCAAGAAATTAGAAAGCGATTTAGGGAAAATAGCCTAAGTAACTACTGGTTCGAAAAAATGGCAGAACTAGAATTCAATTTTGAAGGCAAAACTGATAACTGGACAAGTTACTTCAAGGAAGTCAAAGGCCTGATTTCTGACAAAGATTCGATTTCCGCTGACCAAATAGGAAACAATGCTTATTCATGGATTCTGCGTCATAAGAAGAATCTGGATGAAGGACTTCTTTCCGAATATCAAACAAAAAAGATTCAATCTCTTAACCTTGACCGCTTCTTTGAAAATTGGAAAGAAAGATTTGAAAAGGTTAGTAAGTGGGTTCAGGAAACTGGAAAAATACCGACAAAGAATGCTCATAGCGAATTTAATAGTTGGCTTTACTCTCAACGCTCACGGTACAAGAAAGGAACTCTAAATGAAGAACAAATTGGTAAGTTAAAGGAAATAAAATTTGACTTAGAAGGGCTAGGAAAAGAGAAGAACGAACAAAAATGGCTTGATCAATTCCAGTTATACAAAGAATTTCTTAACAAAAATGGAAGGGATCCAGGTTATCGAACTGATAACGAAGAAGAGAAAAGCTTATACGTTTGGGTTATGGCACAACGAGCTGTAATGGCTGGTAGTGCCAAAAACAGGAAGCGCTTATCAAAGAAGCGAATTGATCTTCTACACTCAATCAATTTTAAGTGGGTTGGAGAAGGTCGTGGTGGCGAGGAAGTTTGGGCAGAGAAGTTTGACGAATTTTCAAAACATGTAAACAATGGCATATTGAATCTACCCACTTCAATCAACGGAGAAAGAAACCCACTTTACACGTGGTGGATGAATCAGAAAATTTCCTTCAAGAAAAATTCATTACCGGATGATAAAATCCAATTATTCACACGCTTAGGGTTGAGTTTGGAAATGGATGAAAAACAAGTTGAGCGGTCTTGGGACGAGAACTTTGAAGAACTAAAAAACTATATAGATTCATCTGGTGTTCTGCGTATTCCACATAAAATAGAAGGAACTTTAAACCCAATGTATTCTTGGTTTAGGAACCAAAAAACTGCTTATCGAAAAGGCACTATCCCAGAAGAAAGAATTGAGAAATTTGAATCCATTGGTATTTTATTCGATGACTCAACATCAGAAAGTAGAGGCTTTACCAAATGGTCAAATAAACTTCGAGAGATTGCTCAGTTCATTGAAAATAGTGGTCATTATCCTAAAGCAAGCACTGATAATAAAGATGAAGCCAGATACTACCAATCATTGGCTAGAACAAGAAGAGCTTTAAGAAACAATGAGCTAACAGAAGAACAACTCAACCTTATGAGAGAATTGAACATTGAATTAGAATGATAGCCCAACCCATACACATTGCCAGGTCACACGGGCTAACCCACAAACCAAAGTATGGCCGCTCCCACTACCCTGGACGAACAAACACGAACTCAGAAACTAGACGGAGAAAAACACGAAAATTAACAAATGCTAAGCACCGTTGCCGCCATGCTTGGCATGGTGGTATAATTAGTTCTTAGTTAAGACTAAATGAGTTGTTCCTAGCGTTTTAAAAGTCTCACAAAACGCTGGTTTACCAAGCCAATCAATCCCACCATTCTGATACTGAATAAAACAGGTGAGTAAATATTAATAACCCATATTATTTTCAAAAAGAATTTGGAATGGTATTTAGAACCTAAGCTGTCAGTGTTTATGAAAGTGAGCAATGCCAATTCTTACAGATCATAGATAGATTAAACTTAGGCGTGTTTCATTCACTCTATGCGAGTTGCGAGCATGGCCACTTACCGTTAGGTCAAGATCCAAATGTATACATTTGTACATCTTGCTGTGGCCACCCCAACAGGCCACTCACATAAAAAGGGAGGGTATATCTAAGTCGTATAATCATATCTTTTACCTGCTCCAGAGAATCAGTCATCATTTCTTAAATGCCAGTTCATATTAATGTACAAAGTCTGTCAAGGGCAGTAGGGAAGGGCTGAGTTGGGTACTGTTTATATACCCTTTACAGGCTTTGTATTGTGATATATTTTTGCGGTTAGAAATGTGAGCAGGTTCCGAATTACTGTATAGAAACTGAGCGAGGAAAAAAACAAGGGTATTGACTTACCCAGGGGAGTGGGCAGGTAAGTAAAAAGGCTTGTTGTGCGAGGTTGAATGGGGCGATTGCAGGAACGGAAAGAGCCTTATTCAGCCTGTAGGTTTCAATGAAAAGCGGGGAGGTGGTTGTTAGGTTAAGCCAGTTTGCTATAATATCATATAACCTCAATTGTAGAATTAACCACTTCTTATGCATCTAAGTTTATATGAGGATTTTATAATAGAATAGAAAATTTAGTTAGAGTTTTTTGTCCTATTATCACGACTTTCCTTCAAATTATATTTATTAGCTGAATTTAAGGAAGTTAACTTAATTCTGTGTGAGATTTAGGTTGTTGGTTTTATCTCCGTTTTGAATAATTATAAAATTACTTAATTAAGGAATATATTATTAATCTTTTTTAATCGAGGTTACCTATTTGGCACCTCGCATATTTATATTGAATCTAATATATTATATAAATATAAGAGGCAGTATAATTGTATTATATTTTATTTTAGGCATTGTTTAGTCATGTGGTTGGTGTATTAATATTTAAATGATTCATTGATTACTTCTTTTAGTTATAAATTTGGTTTTGTTGTTTATTTTTTTGCTTTTATGAAAAAACTCTTTCCTAAGGATTGCTCTAAACCTTATATAAATCTAGCTTTCTTAATTTTTTTCCACTTTTTACTGAGTCTATGTGCCTTTACTCAAGTGAGTGCTCAGGAATCTTATGAGGAAGGGCAGTACAGGGTTAAGCTAGAAGTAATAGAAGTTTGTGGTTACGGCGGATCTGATGATGATGGTGAAGAATACAGATGGAGAATATGGAGCAAGTTAACTGAAGAGAATGATGACTATTGGAGAGGAGGAGGAATAATCGGAATGGATAATACTCCTGGCGGTACTTGTATTACCGAGGCTAATAATAACGATGCTGATCGTCTAGGCCCTTCATTACCTTACATTGTATATGATAATGAGTTTACTTATAGACCTGACTGGACAATTGATTTGGATATAAGAGTTGAAGGATATGAAAAGGATTGTTTTGGAGATCCAAATTATGATAATAGGTGTAGTTGTGAGTGGGGAAGCTGCAGTGAGTCAGATGATGATCATCAGAATGAAATTTTTAATGAGGCACTTGCAATTGATGAAAACCTAGGGTCAGGTATAATTGAAATTACAAGGGGTGATTTAGGTGATAAGTATAGTATAAAAATACGCTATACCATCACCCCTCCAGTAATGCATGCTCCTTTATTTGCTTACGAAGGTGACTATAATAAAGATAATCCCAACCCTTCAGGTTCCCGGGTAGTGTGCGGAACTGATAGTGATTATGATTACAATTATTATATTTTTTGGAAGCCTGGAAATTACCCAATAATAGATGATAAAATTGAGAAAATAGAATGGTATGAAAATGTTAAAGGGGATCAGATAGTAATAGGATATGAGGAAAGGATGAATCAACAGTGTTCTGATGAGGTTGATGCTGCTTGTTTACAATGTAATATTGATAGAACCCATGGAGATGTAGATAGTGACTTGGATTGTACAGGAACTTGTAGCAAAGAAGGGTGTAAGTATAATGTGCCCATATATGATTTGAAATGGAATCTAATTGCTACAAGTACTCAGGATTCACCACATGGCCTTTATGCCATTAAAATACCAACCCCTGAAGTAAGTGAAAATGTTACTAAGTATTATTCGGTAAAGATTTTTTATGAAGACAATGTAACTAATCTTGATTACAGCTCTAACAGCTTACCTGTAGATATTTTGCCGCCACCACCTCCAATTATTGGTGTGCCGGAAGAAGTAGATGGTGTACTTAATAAGGACGAAGAGCCATTGTACTCTAATGCGTATTTTGATATCCAACATGTACTTTGTAAAGGAGATAACTCAGGCTACATATCCATTAAAAGAGTTGATGATGATAGGGAATTATATATCACCATGGACAGTGATCGCGGAGGAAATGATGATCCAATAGGGGAGATAAGTGAGAGTAATCCAGTGATATTTTCGAATTTAGTCGCCGGATCATATCCTATTTATATAGAGGTGAAAGATAAAAATAACACTACCCAATGTTACTCAAAAACAGATATAGTGATAAAGCAGCCCTCTTCATTACCTACAGCCACAGCTGAAACCTATAAATATGTCGGAGGGGCAGAAGTTTCTTGTTATGAGTCGGAAGACGGGATCATAACATTATCAGGTGAGGGGGGCACCAGTCCTTACGAATTTCATCTAAGCTCAAACGAAGGATTTTCTGAATATAAGGATGATTCTGTTTATACCTCATTATCTCCCGTAAATGGAAGTGGTGATAATATTGTGTATACTTATGATATTACTGATCGTTATGACTGTGCTTATGAGGGAACAGAAGATATTATTCTTAGTCGCCCCGATTCATTAAAATTTGTACAGGTGGTTCCGGCAAATGAATATCATAATCCCAATGATAATAGTGAGTACTATGATGTAAGTTGTTTTGGAGGTACAGATACCCTTAATTTCACTTTAAGTGGAGGAGCCACACCTTATCAGTTATACATAGGGGTAGACTTGATGGCTAGTACGCAAGGCGTGTCACAAGAAACATTTATAGGCGCTTTAAAAGCAGATACTACCTATCAGGTGTTAATGAGAGACCCGAATGGATGTGAGTTGACCACCACAACCTCTTTAACTCAACCTAATGAAATAATTCTGGATGCTAGA includes the following:
- a CDS encoding helicase associated domain-containing protein — translated: MTRSLCDQDERLQDEINSLAYGKGKRRSSRIDIVSGSFIEEQDTILLEGFEEKLRNSLFDQIVDKTSNNWDLWFFKLKEFLERNPEYPSQKTDRELYQWVAQQRNRKKNGNLKNEEIRKLNSINFAWSIVEWKWNRQFEIFEEYARSNEFPPCKGIDDDDLVKWYKYQQTCIRYGKIISDYQKSKFLSIDRTFSGPASRKKWIPTYNALVDFRKENPDRWPAYDRKNSKSEESQLSVFCQEIRKRFRENSLSNYWFEKMAELEFNFEGKTDNWTSYFKEVKGLISDKDSISADQIGNNAYSWILRHKKNLDEGLLSEYQTKKIQSLNLDRFFENWKERFEKVSKWVQETGKIPTKNAHSEFNSWLYSQRSRYKKGTLNEEQIGKLKEIKFDLEGLGKEKNEQKWLDQFQLYKEFLNKNGRDPGYRTDNEEEKSLYVWVMAQRAVMAGSAKNRKRLSKKRIDLLHSINFKWVGEGRGGEEVWAEKFDEFSKHVNNGILNLPTSINGERNPLYTWWMNQKISFKKNSLPDDKIQLFTRLGLSLEMDEKQVERSWDENFEELKNYIDSSGVLRIPHKIEGTLNPMYSWFRNQKTAYRKGTIPEERIEKFESIGILFDDSTSESRGFTKWSNKLREIAQFIENSGHYPKASTDNKDEARYYQSLARTRRALRNNELTEEQLNLMRELNIELE